The Treponema medium genome has a window encoding:
- a CDS encoding ribonucleoside triphosphate reductase, producing the protein MDQAVFPEWTAFLGDTTIETKPVLRSVVKRSGDIEVFNRNKIKIAIQKAIEAVTGSADEEKADSLTAAVEEKLTELMASRHAHSIPAIEEIQDIIENVLIERNEAGIAKAFILYRAKREAVRDAERLMIDIDKTMNGYLSKSDWRVNENANVNFSLGGLILHNSGTITANYWLKNIYTPAIAEAHQTAAFHIHDLSMFSGYCAGWSLRQLIQEGLGGVPDKITSKPARHLSTLIQQIVNFLGIMQNEWAGAQAFSSFDTYLAPFVKADNMDEKSVKQCLQSFIYGVNTPSRWGSQAPFTNITLDWTCPKDLADKKAVVGGKETDFTYGDCQAEMDMINKLFIELMLEGDAAGRGFQYPIPTYNITEDFKWDSPNAALLFEMTAKYGTPYFQNFINSDLNPSDVRSMCCRLQLDKRELRKRGGGLFGSDEFTGSIGVVTINMPQIGYLARTEKEYFDRLDYLMELAKTSLQIKRKVIQRLLEGGLFPYTRRYLKHLNNHFSTIGICGMNESCLNFLGETIVGETGKAFAEKVLTHMRKRLADFQEQTGDLFNLEATPAESTSYRLARHDKQQFPDIITSGERDPYYTNSSQLPVSYTADVFEALDHQEALQRKYTGGTVFHIFLGESIKEWQACRDLVKAVASHYRIPYFSISPTFSICPKHGYIDGEHFECPLCKREKEAELEARLRELEAEREALGY; encoded by the coding sequence ATGGATCAAGCGGTATTTCCTGAATGGACAGCCTTTTTAGGAGACACAACGATAGAAACAAAACCGGTATTGCGGTCGGTAGTAAAACGGTCGGGCGATATTGAAGTTTTTAATCGGAATAAAATAAAGATAGCGATTCAAAAAGCAATCGAGGCTGTTACCGGTTCTGCGGATGAAGAAAAAGCCGATTCGCTGACGGCTGCGGTGGAAGAGAAACTGACAGAGTTGATGGCTTCGCGCCATGCACATTCTATTCCTGCAATCGAGGAAATTCAGGATATTATCGAAAATGTCTTAATCGAACGAAATGAGGCAGGTATTGCAAAAGCTTTCATCCTCTACCGTGCAAAACGGGAGGCTGTCCGCGATGCGGAACGGTTGATGATCGATATCGACAAAACGATGAACGGCTACTTGAGTAAAAGCGATTGGCGAGTGAACGAGAATGCCAATGTCAATTTTTCGCTCGGCGGTCTCATTTTGCATAACTCCGGCACGATAACGGCGAACTACTGGCTTAAAAATATCTACACACCGGCAATCGCCGAAGCGCATCAGACAGCCGCTTTCCATATCCATGATCTTTCGATGTTTTCGGGCTATTGTGCAGGCTGGTCGCTTCGGCAGCTCATCCAAGAGGGCTTAGGCGGCGTTCCCGACAAGATTACCTCGAAGCCTGCGCGCCATCTTTCCACCTTGATTCAGCAAATCGTGAACTTTCTCGGCATTATGCAAAATGAATGGGCGGGGGCGCAAGCATTCAGCTCTTTCGACACCTACCTCGCGCCCTTTGTTAAAGCCGATAATATGGACGAAAAGAGTGTAAAGCAATGTCTGCAAAGCTTTATCTACGGGGTTAACACACCGAGCCGTTGGGGAAGCCAAGCGCCGTTTACCAATATCACACTCGACTGGACATGCCCCAAAGACCTTGCCGATAAAAAGGCGGTGGTCGGCGGAAAGGAAACCGATTTTACCTACGGCGATTGCCAAGCGGAAATGGATATGATCAATAAGCTCTTTATCGAGCTGATGCTTGAAGGCGATGCGGCAGGCCGCGGCTTTCAGTATCCCATTCCGACCTACAACATTACCGAAGATTTTAAATGGGACAGCCCGAACGCCGCCCTCCTTTTCGAGATGACGGCAAAGTACGGAACGCCGTATTTTCAGAATTTTATCAATTCGGATCTTAACCCGAGCGATGTCCGCTCCATGTGCTGCCGCCTACAGTTGGATAAGCGCGAACTGCGGAAACGGGGCGGCGGTCTTTTCGGCTCCGACGAATTTACCGGCTCCATCGGCGTGGTTACCATCAATATGCCGCAAATCGGCTACCTTGCGCGCACGGAAAAAGAATACTTTGACCGCCTCGACTATCTGATGGAGCTTGCCAAAACAAGCTTGCAGATTAAGCGCAAGGTGATTCAGCGGCTTTTAGAGGGAGGGCTTTTCCCGTATACGCGCCGGTATCTCAAGCACTTAAACAACCATTTTTCTACTATCGGGATTTGCGGCATGAACGAATCGTGCCTTAACTTCCTCGGGGAAACTATCGTGGGCGAAACCGGCAAGGCCTTTGCCGAAAAGGTACTAACGCACATGCGCAAGCGGCTTGCGGATTTTCAGGAACAGACGGGCGATCTCTTTAACCTTGAAGCCACCCCCGCCGAAAGCACTTCATACCGGCTTGCGCGGCATGACAAACAGCAGTTCCCCGACATTATCACCTCCGGAGAGCGCGATCCCTACTATACCAATTCAAGCCAGCTGCCGGTTTCGTATACTGCCGATGTGTTTGAGGCGCTGGATCATCAGGAAGCCCTGCAGCGTAAATACACCGGCGGTACGGTATTCCATATCTTCTTAGGCGAATCGATTAAGGAGTGGCAAGCATGCCGTGATTTGGTTAAAGCAGTCGCATCTCATTACCGCATACCGTATTTTTCCATATCACCGACTTTCTCCATCTGCCCGAAGCACGGGTACATCGACGGAGAGCATTTTGAATGCCCCTTGTGTAAGCGCGAAAAAGAAGCTGAATTGGAAGCCCGCCTACGTGAACTGGAAGCGGAGAGGGAAGCCTTGGGCTACTAA
- a CDS encoding iron-containing alcohol dehydrogenase: MKYATFSIPPKIIHGVGALEFLSTLEGKKAAIVTGGSSMKRFGFIDEAKGYLEKAGMQVLVIDGVEPDPSVKTCKEGGAKMAAFNPDWIIALGGGSAMDAAKIMWVYYEYPGYNFDDLAAFKFPKLRTKAKLVGVPSTSGTASEITAFSVITDTEKNIKYPLVSPDIIPDIAIVDDRIPAKMPPLVTAQTGMDVMTHAIEAYVSTAHDDYTDPYALEAIRLVFEYLERAVANGNDMEARGKMHTASTVAGIAFSNCSLGIVHSMAHKIGGEFHLTHGEANAIMLPYIINYNRKETDRYSKLEGALGIDDIAKAVSALNRKVGITRTIQEGKNTVIAEDKFLKVLDLMSERAFNDACTLTNPRKTSPADIKKIYLAAYYGKEIDF, from the coding sequence ATGAAGTATGCAACATTCAGTATCCCCCCGAAGATTATACACGGTGTGGGTGCCTTGGAATTCCTTTCTACTTTAGAAGGAAAGAAAGCTGCTATTGTTACCGGCGGAAGCTCGATGAAAAGGTTCGGGTTTATCGATGAAGCAAAGGGCTATCTGGAAAAAGCCGGTATGCAAGTGCTGGTTATCGACGGCGTAGAACCCGATCCTTCCGTTAAAACCTGTAAAGAAGGCGGCGCAAAGATGGCAGCTTTTAATCCCGACTGGATTATCGCATTAGGCGGCGGTTCTGCAATGGATGCTGCAAAAATCATGTGGGTGTACTACGAATACCCCGGTTATAACTTTGATGATTTAGCCGCCTTCAAATTTCCCAAGCTGCGGACAAAAGCAAAGCTGGTCGGTGTTCCTTCTACATCGGGAACCGCCTCCGAAATTACCGCCTTCTCCGTTATTACTGACACGGAAAAAAATATCAAGTATCCGCTCGTAAGCCCTGATATTATCCCTGATATTGCGATTGTTGATGATAGAATCCCTGCAAAGATGCCGCCGCTGGTAACGGCTCAAACCGGTATGGACGTTATGACCCATGCGATCGAAGCTTACGTGTCTACCGCCCATGACGATTACACTGATCCTTATGCGCTTGAAGCAATCCGGCTGGTATTCGAGTATCTGGAGCGGGCAGTTGCAAACGGAAACGATATGGAAGCGCGCGGAAAAATGCACACGGCATCTACTGTTGCCGGTATTGCATTCAGCAACTGCTCTCTCGGTATCGTACATTCGATGGCGCATAAGATCGGCGGTGAGTTCCATCTGACACATGGTGAAGCAAACGCAATTATGCTGCCGTATATTATCAACTACAATAGAAAAGAAACCGATCGGTACAGCAAGCTGGAAGGTGCTTTGGGTATCGACGATATTGCAAAGGCTGTTTCTGCTTTGAACCGGAAAGTGGGTATTACCCGCACCATTCAGGAAGGTAAGAACACCGTTATTGCGGAAGATAAATTCCTCAAGGTATTGGATTTGATGAGCGAAAGAGCCTTTAACGATGCGTGTACGCTAACCAATCCGCGCAAAACCTCTCCCGCCGATATTAAGAAGATTTATCTTGCAGCCTATTACGGCAAAGAAATCGATTTCTAA
- the lgt gene encoding prolipoprotein diacylglyceryl transferase, protein MICAIQYPSWIKPEIIPGFPLLRWYGFMYLVAFAIAFVLFKVQVKKGELQRYTKSEKPITNEDIIDFFTWSLFGLMLGARIFATLVYEPTWLYWQKPWLIFWPFSEARQWTGLQGMSYHGGFIGCFLGAFLWTKRHKQDFFAWADTAAAGIPLGYTFGRLGNFFNGELYGRITTSPIGMIFPSVPLHDCFPVKEAWVQEFAAKAGVAIQEGAQYINLPRHPSQLYEALFEGVLLWIAVWLVRNKKPFNGFLFCFYTIGYGVVRFFIEYFRQPDYELGFRIAADEANIYLFSSFKNISTGQIFCFMMIAGGLIGIGLLARYNRKKNHG, encoded by the coding sequence GGCTTCCCCCTTTTACGCTGGTACGGGTTTATGTACCTCGTTGCCTTTGCGATAGCTTTCGTGCTGTTTAAGGTACAGGTTAAAAAAGGTGAGTTACAACGATATACAAAAAGCGAAAAGCCTATCACGAATGAAGATATCATCGACTTTTTTACATGGTCTCTGTTCGGGCTGATGCTCGGCGCCCGCATTTTTGCAACGCTGGTATATGAACCGACATGGCTTTATTGGCAAAAACCGTGGTTGATCTTTTGGCCGTTTTCCGAAGCGCGGCAATGGACGGGCTTACAGGGAATGTCGTATCACGGGGGGTTTATCGGATGCTTCTTGGGCGCCTTTCTGTGGACAAAACGGCATAAACAGGACTTCTTCGCTTGGGCGGATACCGCAGCAGCAGGCATACCGCTCGGCTACACATTCGGAAGGCTCGGAAACTTTTTCAACGGCGAACTCTATGGGCGCATCACAACAAGTCCCATCGGCATGATCTTTCCGTCGGTTCCCCTGCACGATTGCTTTCCGGTCAAAGAAGCGTGGGTACAAGAGTTTGCAGCAAAAGCAGGAGTCGCCATACAGGAAGGAGCGCAGTATATCAACCTTCCCCGCCATCCGAGCCAGCTGTACGAGGCGCTTTTTGAAGGAGTGCTCCTCTGGATTGCGGTATGGCTGGTGCGCAATAAAAAACCGTTTAACGGCTTTTTATTTTGCTTCTATACCATTGGTTACGGGGTTGTCCGTTTTTTTATCGAATACTTTCGGCAGCCCGATTATGAACTGGGCTTCCGGATTGCAGCGGACGAGGCAAATATCTATCTTTTTAGCTCGTTCAAAAATATTTCTACCGGACAAATCTTTTGCTTTATGATGATTGCAGGCGGTCTTATCGGTATCGGTCTTTTAGCTCGATATAATCGGAAGAAAAATCATGGATAA
- the nrdR gene encoding transcriptional regulator NrdR, which translates to MRCPYCGSVDDKVVESRTLGQGDCIRRRRECLSCGYRFTSYERIEEKPLMVVKRNGRREPFDRAKLERGIERSLEKRPVSMNEIENIVSDIEDAAVMNSKSAKEIKSTELGEMVLARLYTVDKVAYIRFASVYKKFNDLDEFINEVKKIHVKYGEEEDGSSGIS; encoded by the coding sequence ATGCGCTGTCCGTATTGCGGAAGTGTTGACGACAAAGTGGTAGAGTCCCGAACGCTCGGGCAAGGCGATTGTATCAGGCGGAGACGAGAGTGCCTCAGTTGCGGATACCGCTTTACCAGCTATGAGCGGATAGAAGAAAAACCGCTGATGGTGGTTAAACGAAACGGCCGGAGAGAGCCATTCGACCGCGCAAAATTGGAACGCGGCATCGAACGTTCACTGGAAAAGCGCCCCGTTTCGATGAACGAAATTGAAAACATCGTCAGCGATATTGAAGATGCGGCGGTTATGAATAGTAAGAGCGCTAAAGAAATCAAGAGTACGGAACTGGGCGAAATGGTACTTGCTCGTTTATACACTGTAGATAAAGTAGCGTATATTCGGTTTGCATCGGTATATAAGAAATTCAATGACCTTGATGAGTTTATCAACGAAGTGAAAAAAATACATGTCAAATACGGGGAGGAAGAAGATGGATCAAGCGGTATTTCCTGA